Within Halococcus salifodinae DSM 8989, the genomic segment AGAGGATCATGTGCTCCAGGCGGAGCAGTCCGACCCCGTCCGCGCCGGTCGCGGCCGCGCGTTCGGCGGCTTCGGGGATCGAGACGTTGACCTTCACCTCGGTCGCGGTCATCGGTTTGACCGGGGACTGCGGGCGGACTTCCTCGACGGCGTCGCGCTCGCCGTTCGCGGTCCGGCCCTCGCGGATCGAGCCCTTGTCCCCGTCAATGGTGACGAGTTGGCCGTCTTCGAGGGTTCCAGTCGCGCTCTGTGAACCCACGACCGCGGGCACACCGAGCTCGCGCGAGACGATGGCGGCGTGGGAGGTCATCCCACCCTCGTCGGTCACGATCCCGCCCGCGCGCTTCATCGCAGGCACCATGTCGGGCGTGGTCATCTCGGTCACGATGATGTCGCCCTCCTCGACCTTGTCGAGCTGGTCGAGCGTCCCGACGATCCGGACCGAGCCGCTCGCCACGCCGGGGCTCGCACCGAGCCCCGTGAGCAGCACCTCCTCGGCCGTCGTGTCGTCACCGCCACCGTCGGCGACGCCTGCCTCGGCCCCGCCGGCTTCCGCCCCTGACTCGTCGGCCTCGGTGATCGTCGTGATCGGCCGCGACTGGAGCATGAACACCTCGCCGTCGAAAACTGCCCACTCGACGTCCTGGGGCTCGCCGTAGTGGTCCTCGACGCGCTCGCCCAGTTCGACTAGCCTGTGGATCTCGCTCTCGTCGAGCACCTGGGCGGTGCGTTTGTCATCGGGGACCTCGCGCGAGACGGTCTCGCCGGTCTCGCTTTTCTCGTACATCGTGTTCTTTTCGGCGACCGTCACCGAGTCGATCTCGCCGCTCGCCCGGTCGAAGACGTAGTTGTCGGGCGAGACCTCGCCCGCGACGACCGCCTCGCCGAGCCCCCACGCGGCCTCGATGATGAGATCGTCCTCGCCGGTCGAGGGATGGGAGGTGAACATCACACCCGACTTCTCGGCGTCGACCATCCGCTGGACGACCACCGCGATGTCCACCTTGTCGTGCTCGAACCCCTGTTGCTCGCGGTAGTAGATCGCGCGCTGGGTGAACAGCGACGCCCAGCACTCCCGCACCCGCTCGACGAGGTCCTCCTCGGTGACGTTCAGGAACGTCTCCTGCTGGCCCGCGAAGGAGGCGTCCGGGAGGTCCTCGGCGGTGGCCGACGAGCGCACCGCGACGAACGCCTCGCCGTCGTCGAGGTTGCCGTAGGTTTCGACGATCTCCTCGCGGAGATCGTCGGGCATCTCGGTGTCGAGGATGAGCTCCTCGGCGCGGGCCTGGGCCTCCGCGAGCGCGGCCGAGTCGTCGGGATCGACATCGACCGCCTCGAAGAGCGCCTCGTCGATCCCGGTCTCCTCGATGAACGAGCGGTAGGTGCCTGCGGTGACGACGAACGCGGGCGGCACGGGCAGTCCGGCACCGGCGAGTTCGCCGAGCGACGCCCCCTTGCCGCCGACGTCGCCGATGTCGTCCTTTCCGACCTCGTCCAGCCAGAGTACTGCCATGTGGATCAACACTCACGAACGTGAATAAAGAACCTTCCGAACCAGCCGAGCGACAGCACCGAGACGACGTCGTTCCTACACTTCTCCCGTCGCCCGGTGTAGTGAGGTGATGGGGACCGCTGTCGTGTCCTGCCGGGATCAGACCGTCGTGTGCTTCCGGATCCGATAGACGAGTCGGACAGCGGCGACGAGAACGGCGAGCGCGAAGAGCGTTTCGAGCAGCGAGGAGGTGGCTCCGACGGCGGTGACGATCCCGAAAACAACGATAGCGAGACTGATCCGGATGATGGTTCCACCCGCGAGATCGGCGAGCGCCGCCTCGTCGGTGACGGCGGTCGGATCGTAACCGGCGAGGAGAAACGTCCAGCCGCGGAACTTGATGAGATAGCCGATCACCAGCACACCCAGACCAACGAGGACGGTTAGAGCACTCGATACGGGCAGTGCGAGGAGTTCCATAAACGAAATCGGTTCGAATATAGTATAAGTCTTCTGTCGGTACCGGCGTGATTTATGCCTCGATCACGCCGGCCTTATCGATCTCGGGGACCGTCAGCTCGCCGTCGAGTGCGATCGACGCGCGACCCCCGACCCGCACCCGTTCGCCGGCGGGGGCATCCTCGTCGATGCGGACGTCGACACGGCCCGGGCGGTCCACGAAGTGGCCCTGCTCGAAAGTCATCTCGGTCGCCTCGACGGCCTCGAAACGTCGGAGATACGCCCCGACCGCGCCGCTCGCGGTGCCCGTCACGGGGTCCTCGGGAATCCCCGCACCTGGCGCGAACATCCGGCCGTGAGCGGTCGCGTCGGCGGTGAGCGTATCGAACGTGACGGCGTACAGCCCGGTCGCGTCGACCGTCTCACAGAGCGTTTCGATCGCGGCCATGTCGGGCTCGCACTCGCCGAGAACGGAGAGGAAGGTGACAGGTACGACCAGAAACGG encodes:
- a CDS encoding DUF3784 domain-containing protein — protein: MELLALPVSSALTVLVGLGVLVIGYLIKFRGWTFLLAGYDPTAVTDEAALADLAGGTIIRISLAIVVFGIVTAVGATSSLLETLFALAVLVAAVRLVYRIRKHTTV
- the ppsA gene encoding pyruvate, water dikinase, which codes for MAVLWLDEVGKDDIGDVGGKGASLGELAGAGLPVPPAFVVTAGTYRSFIEETGIDEALFEAVDVDPDDSAALAEAQARAEELILDTEMPDDLREEIVETYGNLDDGEAFVAVRSSATAEDLPDASFAGQQETFLNVTEEDLVERVRECWASLFTQRAIYYREQQGFEHDKVDIAVVVQRMVDAEKSGVMFTSHPSTGEDDLIIEAAWGLGEAVVAGEVSPDNYVFDRASGEIDSVTVAEKNTMYEKSETGETVSREVPDDKRTAQVLDESEIHRLVELGERVEDHYGEPQDVEWAVFDGEVFMLQSRPITTITEADESGAEAGGAEAGVADGGGDDTTAEEVLLTGLGASPGVASGSVRIVGTLDQLDKVEEGDIIVTEMTTPDMVPAMKRAGGIVTDEGGMTSHAAIVSRELGVPAVVGSQSATGTLEDGQLVTIDGDKGSIREGRTANGERDAVEEVRPQSPVKPMTATEVKVNVSIPEAAERAAATGADGVGLLRLEHMILSTNKTPEKYIADHGEDAYIDEIVEGVRRSADEFYPRPVRVRTLDAPTDEFRQLQGGGDEPDEHNPMLGYRGIRRSLDTPDVFVHELEAFRRLYEMGYDNVEIMFPLVNDVEDVRAARDLLEEANIDIDKRSWGVMIETPASALCVEEMAEAGIDFASFGTNDLTQYTLAVDRNNGQVADRFDELHPAVLELIAETIETCRENDVETSICGQAGSKPEMVDFLVNEGVSSISANIDAVRDVQHEVKRVEQKLILDTVR